The Cydia splendana chromosome Z, ilCydSple1.2, whole genome shotgun sequence genome window below encodes:
- the LOC134804882 gene encoding uncharacterized protein LOC134804882, which translates to MVTHAEIIILLNIFVQVYSEEKELFPLFHKDVAKRYDRVRNVPSEKIVWNDLRIKNHKYFNEGIGKREENLGYFIHIVDKNNLGRRFFTYNQYEGESVVGVPSNQYHLPNAEPILPGHTLIRPTLGMLKSAVTFPHVDKDAGIYGNPDNLGIRYGGRSGRILYSANRRMLSDYPEVNPRPTDLTTTHPKFKFYLVPVSLDSVRDSEAKKLIIDILNKINPKRNYRHRMI; encoded by the exons ATGGTTACGCACGccgaaattattattttgttaaat ATATTCGTGCAAGTCTACTCAGAAGAAAAAGAGCTATTTCCTCTGTTTCACAAGGATGTTGCGAAG CGTTATGATAGAGTACGGAATGTGCCATCTGAGAAAATAGTATGGAATGATTTAAGAATCAAAAATCATAAG taTTTCAATGAAGGTATTGGAAAACGTGAGGAAAACTTGGGTTACTTTATTCATATTGTTGATAAG AATAATTTAGGCAGACGCTTTTTTACATACAACCAATATGAAGGCGAGAGTGTGGTTGGTGTCCCATCAAACCAGTACCATCTTCCCAACGCAGAACCAATCTTACCTGGCCACACGCTGATAAGGCCCACGCTGGGGATGCTGAAGTCAGCAGTGACGTTCCCTCACGTAGATAAAGATGCCGGAATTTATGGAAATCCAGATAATTTAGGTATTCG ATACGGTGGCAGAAGTGGTAGAATACTTTACAGCGCCAATAGAAGAATGTTGTCAGATTACCCCGAG gTGAATCCCAGGCCTACAGATTTGACGACAACACATCCAAAATTCAA ATTTTATCTCGTACCTGTTAGTTTAGACTCG GTGAGGGACAGCGAAGCAAAGAAATTGATCATTGACATATTAAATAAGATAAATCCTAAACGGAACTACCGGCACAG